Genomic segment of Arthrobacter antioxidans:
GTGGATCGTCCTCCACCCGCCCACCGTTGCGGCGCCCCCGGAGGCCGACGAGCAGGGAGGGGACGAGGTAGCGTTCCGCGGTGCGGCTCTTCGCGTCGAGCCAGTAGTCGTTGTCAGGCGTGGTCCCGTCGAGTGCGGCCCGGAACAGGATGTGGTCGGGCCTTCGGATGCAGACCGCGATCGGCAGGTTGCGTCCCGCGCCCAGCTGGACGATCAACTGCCCCAGGGCGACGGCGTCGTCGTTCGTGAAGCGGGTGAACTGGAGTTCGGCGACCTCCCTCTCGACCGTGCTGATCAGCGCCTCGAGCGCCTCGGTAGGCTGTTCGCTGCCGCCGTCCGGATCGAACGGGAGGACGGCTGTAGGGAGGGCGTCATTGCTCATCTCCTTAATTTACGTCGTCG
This window contains:
- a CDS encoding heme-degrading domain-containing protein — its product is MSNDALPTAVLPFDPDGGSEQPTEALEALISTVEREVAELQFTRFTNDDAVALGQLIVQLGAGRNLPIAVCIRRPDHILFRAALDGTTPDNDYWLDAKSRTAERYLVPSLLVGLRGRRNGGRVEDDPLFDTTMFAAHGGSFPLYIQGVGPVATVTVSGLPQLEDHRLVVEALRTFHAAAGL